The following are encoded in a window of Terriglobales bacterium genomic DNA:
- a CDS encoding isocitrate/isopropylmalate dehydrogenase family protein, with the protein MAEKRIAVVPGDGIGKEVIPAALEVLRATNAPLAFTEFDWGADRYLKDGTTLPGYADESGFRKLEREFDAVFVGALGDPRVPTNIHAKEILLGMRFKMDLYANVRPVKCLDESLNPLKHAQAADIDFVVVRENTEGLYVDRGSLTGEGTAGEVAIQEDYNTRKGVERVIRYAFELARREKRSKVLMSDKSNVMTIAHGLWQRVFKQVAAEYPDISPSHMYVDALCMQMVREPKQFEVIVTNNLFGDIITDLAAALQGGLGMAASGNIHPGKTSLFEPVHGSAPPLAGKDMANPIGAVATGAMMLAHLGLKRESEKIDKAILEAVRQKKTTSDVGGSLGTKACAAFLAEQVARG; encoded by the coding sequence GTGGCGGAGAAGCGCATCGCCGTCGTCCCCGGCGACGGCATCGGCAAAGAAGTCATCCCGGCGGCGCTCGAGGTGCTGCGCGCGACGAACGCGCCGCTGGCGTTCACGGAGTTCGACTGGGGCGCCGACCGCTACCTCAAGGACGGCACCACGCTGCCGGGCTACGCGGACGAGTCGGGCTTTCGCAAGCTGGAGCGCGAGTTCGACGCCGTCTTCGTAGGGGCGCTGGGCGATCCGCGCGTGCCCACGAACATCCACGCCAAAGAGATCCTGCTGGGCATGCGCTTCAAGATGGACCTGTACGCGAACGTGCGGCCGGTGAAGTGCCTGGACGAGTCGCTCAACCCGCTGAAGCACGCCCAGGCCGCGGACATCGATTTCGTCGTGGTGCGCGAGAACACCGAGGGGCTGTACGTGGACCGCGGCAGCCTGACGGGCGAGGGCACGGCCGGCGAGGTCGCGATCCAGGAGGACTACAACACGCGCAAGGGCGTGGAGCGGGTGATCCGTTACGCGTTTGAACTGGCGCGGCGGGAAAAGCGCAGCAAGGTGCTGATGTCCGACAAGTCGAACGTGATGACCATCGCGCACGGGCTGTGGCAGCGCGTGTTCAAGCAGGTGGCGGCGGAGTACCCGGACATCAGCCCGTCGCACATGTACGTGGACGCGCTGTGCATGCAGATGGTACGCGAGCCGAAGCAGTTCGAGGTGATCGTGACCAACAACCTGTTCGGCGACATCATCACGGACTTGGCGGCGGCGCTGCAGGGCGGGCTGGGGATGGCGGCGAGCGGGAACATCCACCCGGGGAAGACGTCGCTGTTCGAGCCGGTGCACGGGTCGGCGCCGCCGCTGGCGGGCAAGGACATGGCCAACCCCATCGGCGCGGTCGCGACCGGGGCGATGATGCTCGCTCACCTTGGGCTGAAGCGGGAGTCAGAAAAGATAGACAAGGCCATCCTGGAAGCAGTGCGGCAGAAGAAGACGACGAGCGACGTGGGCGGGTCGCTGGGCACGAAGGCGTGCGCGGCGTTCCTCGCCGAGCAGGTCGCGCGCGGATAG
- a CDS encoding prolyl oligopeptidase family serine peptidase, which yields MKMKRMLWVLVLALCAPVFAQQAAKPAEPATLKPYDNLVVENVPAIPMSLVEDVARYTEYRTAGLRSWHPTKREMLIGTRFADTAQIHRLTTPGGARTQLTFYPDRVGGGWYEPKRGSYFVFSKDKGGDEFFQFYRYDVASGDITLLTDGKSRNTDWNFSNKGDRAVYGSTRRTGDDVDIWIIDPKDPKTDKMLLELKGGGWSVEDWSPDDSKLALAEFISANESYIWIVDVAKGTKELFTPKGGEKVVYNNVNFSKDGKGLYVTTDKENEFQRLTYIDLATKKHSYLTSHIRWDVDQVELSDDGRTIAFLVNENGIEKLHMLDTRTNKEKPAPKLPAGNVAGIEWHDNNVDLAFGLDMASSPVDVWSVNVRTGKVDRWTMSETGGAVLTDLQEPELVKWKSFDGMEISGFLYKPPAKFAGKRPVMINIHGGPEGQSSPGFLGRNNYYLKELGVAILYPNVRGSSGYGKTFLAADNGFNREKSYWDIGALLDHLKTRPDIDPDKIFIIGGSYGGFMSLQVSWNYSDKICCSLDYVGISSLVTFLENTSGYRRDLRRVEYGDERDPKMREFMQKIAAINNAEKIRKPIFVVQGKNDPRVPASEALQMVQKIRGSGTPVWFLMANDEGHGFAKKKNADYLFYATVMFLKEYLLK from the coding sequence ATGAAGATGAAGCGAATGCTGTGGGTACTGGTCCTGGCGCTGTGCGCGCCGGTCTTTGCGCAGCAAGCCGCGAAGCCGGCCGAGCCGGCGACGCTCAAGCCATACGACAACCTGGTGGTCGAGAACGTGCCGGCCATCCCGATGAGCCTGGTGGAAGACGTGGCGCGGTACACGGAATACCGCACCGCGGGCCTGCGGAGCTGGCATCCGACGAAGCGCGAGATGCTGATCGGCACGCGCTTCGCCGACACCGCGCAGATCCACCGGCTCACGACGCCGGGCGGCGCGCGCACCCAGCTCACGTTCTATCCCGACCGGGTGGGCGGCGGCTGGTACGAGCCGAAGCGCGGCAGCTACTTCGTGTTCTCCAAGGACAAGGGCGGCGACGAGTTCTTCCAGTTCTACCGCTACGACGTGGCGAGCGGCGACATCACGCTGCTGACCGACGGCAAGTCGCGCAACACCGACTGGAACTTCTCGAACAAGGGCGACCGCGCGGTCTACGGCTCGACGCGCCGCACCGGTGACGACGTCGACATCTGGATCATCGACCCGAAGGACCCGAAGACGGACAAGATGCTGCTGGAACTGAAGGGCGGCGGCTGGTCGGTGGAAGACTGGTCCCCGGACGACAGCAAGCTGGCGCTCGCGGAGTTCATCTCGGCGAACGAGAGCTACATCTGGATCGTCGACGTGGCGAAGGGGACGAAGGAGCTGTTCACGCCCAAGGGCGGCGAGAAGGTGGTCTACAACAACGTCAACTTCTCCAAGGACGGCAAGGGCCTGTACGTCACCACCGACAAGGAGAACGAGTTCCAGCGGCTGACCTACATCGACCTGGCGACGAAGAAGCACAGCTACCTGACGTCGCACATCCGGTGGGACGTGGACCAGGTGGAGCTGTCGGACGACGGCCGCACCATCGCGTTCCTGGTGAACGAGAACGGCATCGAGAAGCTGCACATGCTCGACACCAGGACCAACAAAGAGAAGCCGGCGCCCAAGCTGCCGGCAGGGAACGTGGCGGGTATCGAGTGGCACGACAACAACGTGGACCTGGCGTTCGGGCTCGACATGGCGAGCTCGCCGGTCGACGTGTGGTCGGTCAACGTGCGCACCGGCAAGGTGGACCGCTGGACGATGAGTGAGACCGGCGGCGCGGTGCTCACCGACCTGCAGGAGCCGGAGCTGGTGAAGTGGAAGAGCTTCGACGGCATGGAGATCTCCGGCTTCCTCTACAAGCCGCCGGCGAAGTTCGCCGGGAAGCGTCCGGTGATGATCAACATCCACGGCGGGCCGGAAGGGCAATCGTCGCCGGGCTTCCTGGGCCGCAACAACTACTACCTGAAGGAACTGGGCGTCGCCATCCTTTATCCCAACGTGCGCGGGTCGAGCGGCTACGGCAAGACGTTCCTGGCGGCCGACAACGGCTTCAACCGCGAGAAATCGTATTGGGACATCGGGGCGCTGCTCGACCACCTGAAGACGCGGCCGGACATCGACCCGGACAAGATCTTCATCATCGGAGGCAGCTATGGCGGGTTCATGTCGCTGCAGGTCTCGTGGAACTACTCGGACAAGATCTGCTGCTCGCTGGACTACGTCGGCATCTCGAGCCTGGTGACGTTCCTGGAGAACACCTCGGGCTACCGGCGCGACCTGCGGCGGGTGGAGTATGGCGACGAGCGCGACCCGAAGATGCGCGAGTTCATGCAGAAGATCGCGGCCATCAACAACGCCGAGAAGATCAGGAAGCCGATCTTCGTGGTGCAGGGGAAGAACGATCCGCGCGTGCCGGCGAGCGAGGCGCTGCAGATGGTGCAGAAGATCCGCGGCAGCGGGACGCCGGTGTGGTTCCTGATGGCCAACGACGAAGGACACGGCTTCGCGAAGAAGAAGAACGCCGACTACCTGTTCTACGCGACCGTGATGTTCCTGAAAGAGTACCTGCTGAAGTAA
- the mtnP gene encoding S-methyl-5'-thioadenosine phosphorylase, with protein MAEAEIGIIGGSGLYQMPGLTDLTEKQVNTPFGKPSDAYHLGTLEGRRVAFLSRHGRGHRVNPSELNFRANIYGFKALGVERILSVSAVGSLKEEHKPLEFVLPDQFIDRTRHRVDTFFGEGVVVHIAFADPVCAELSKVAQAAGKKADVTAKLGGTYVCMEGPQFSTRAESNLYRSWGADVIGMTNLQEAKLAREAELCYTTVAMVTDYDCWHDSHESVTVDQIVANLLKNAENACALVKHAVAAMPKQRGCKCGAALANAILTDRKAIPAEVKQKLHLLLGKYLGEKAGA; from the coding sequence ATGGCGGAAGCAGAGATCGGGATCATCGGCGGTAGCGGGCTGTACCAGATGCCCGGGCTGACCGACCTCACCGAGAAGCAGGTCAACACCCCCTTCGGCAAGCCCTCGGACGCCTACCACCTCGGCACGCTCGAAGGGCGGCGCGTCGCGTTCCTGTCGCGGCACGGCCGCGGCCACCGCGTGAACCCCAGCGAGCTGAACTTCCGCGCGAACATCTACGGCTTCAAGGCGCTGGGTGTGGAGCGCATCCTGTCGGTGTCGGCGGTGGGGTCGCTCAAGGAAGAGCACAAGCCGCTGGAGTTCGTGCTGCCCGACCAGTTCATCGACCGCACGCGGCACCGCGTGGACACCTTTTTCGGCGAAGGCGTGGTGGTGCACATCGCATTCGCCGACCCGGTGTGCGCGGAGCTTTCCAAGGTCGCGCAGGCCGCGGGCAAGAAGGCGGACGTGACGGCGAAGCTGGGCGGGACCTACGTCTGCATGGAAGGGCCGCAGTTCTCGACGCGCGCGGAGTCGAACCTGTACCGCTCGTGGGGCGCCGACGTGATCGGGATGACGAACCTGCAGGAGGCGAAGCTCGCGCGCGAGGCGGAGCTCTGCTACACGACGGTCGCGATGGTGACCGACTACGACTGCTGGCATGACTCGCATGAGTCGGTGACCGTGGACCAGATCGTCGCCAACCTGCTGAAGAACGCCGAGAACGCGTGCGCGCTGGTGAAGCACGCCGTGGCGGCGATGCCGAAGCAGCGCGGCTGCAAGTGCGGCGCGGCCCTGGCCAACGCCATCCTGACCGATCGCAAGGCGATCCCGGCGGAGGTGAAGCAGAAGCTGCACCTGCTGCTCGGGAAGTACCTGGGCGAGAAGGCCGGGGCGTAG
- a CDS encoding PfkB family carbohydrate kinase, protein MSSLLVVGSVAFDTIQTPYGRKERILGGSATYFSLAASYFTDVRVIAVVGEDFAPEHEQVLRRRRVDTRGIQRAKGKTFHWAGEYGENLNEAKTHLTELNVFETFRPQIPAEYQDSEFLFLANIDPVLQAEVRRKMSDVELTGGDTMNFWISGKRAELGETLKLVDILLVNDGEAKMLAADASLPRAARKIRAMGPKALVIKHGEYGATIFFSDQRHPFRAPALPLDEVRDPTGAGDSFAGGFMGYIASQGTLDGDVLKRAMFYGGVMGSFAVERFGTERLQELTREEIDLRFELFRELTHLE, encoded by the coding sequence ATGAGCTCGCTGCTCGTCGTCGGGTCGGTCGCGTTCGACACCATCCAGACGCCCTATGGGCGCAAGGAGCGCATCCTGGGCGGCTCGGCGACCTACTTCTCGCTTGCGGCCAGCTACTTCACCGACGTGCGCGTGATCGCCGTTGTGGGAGAAGACTTCGCGCCGGAACACGAGCAGGTGCTGCGCCGGCGCCGCGTGGACACGCGCGGCATCCAGCGCGCGAAAGGGAAGACCTTCCACTGGGCGGGCGAGTACGGCGAGAACCTTAACGAGGCGAAGACGCACCTCACCGAGCTGAACGTCTTCGAGACGTTCCGGCCGCAGATCCCGGCGGAGTACCAGGACTCGGAGTTCCTGTTTCTCGCCAACATCGACCCGGTGCTGCAGGCCGAGGTGCGGCGCAAGATGAGCGACGTGGAGCTGACCGGCGGCGACACCATGAATTTCTGGATCAGCGGCAAGCGCGCCGAACTGGGCGAGACGCTGAAGCTGGTAGACATCCTGCTGGTGAACGACGGCGAGGCGAAGATGCTGGCGGCGGACGCGAGCCTGCCGCGCGCGGCGCGGAAGATCCGCGCGATGGGACCGAAGGCGCTCGTCATCAAGCATGGCGAGTACGGCGCGACGATCTTCTTTTCCGACCAGCGGCACCCGTTCCGCGCGCCCGCGCTGCCGCTCGACGAGGTGCGCGACCCGACCGGCGCCGGCGACAGCTTCGCCGGCGGCTTCATGGGCTACATCGCATCGCAGGGCACGCTCGACGGCGACGTACTGAAACGCGCGATGTTCTACGGCGGCGTGATGGGCTCGTTCGCGGTGGAGCGCTTCGGGACCGAGCGGCTACAGGAGCTGACGCGTGAGGAGATCGACCTGCGCTTCGAACTGTTCCGCGAGCTGACGCACCTGGAGTAG
- a CDS encoding MgtC/SapB family protein has product MHGLSQELTTFDSLFLSQAILRLVLAAVLGGVVGLERELKRKPAGLRTTMFLCIGSAMFTLLSDKLAQTYGGDHTRIAAQIIPGIGFIGAGAILHAKGSVTGLTTAASLFMIASIGMAVGGGLYLVAIFATVLVVLVLYALGRLEQKLEQKLGAPGDAE; this is encoded by the coding sequence ATGCACGGGCTATCGCAGGAGCTGACGACGTTCGACTCGCTGTTCCTGTCGCAGGCGATCCTGCGGCTGGTGCTGGCGGCGGTGCTGGGCGGAGTGGTCGGGCTGGAGCGCGAGCTGAAGCGCAAGCCCGCCGGGCTGCGGACCACGATGTTCCTCTGCATCGGGTCGGCGATGTTCACGCTGCTCTCCGACAAGCTTGCGCAGACCTACGGCGGGGACCACACGCGCATCGCGGCGCAGATCATCCCGGGCATCGGGTTCATCGGCGCGGGCGCCATTTTGCATGCGAAGGGCAGCGTCACCGGGCTCACCACCGCGGCGAGCCTGTTCATGATCGCTTCCATCGGGATGGCGGTCGGCGGCGGGCTGTACCTGGTCGCGATCTTCGCCACCGTGCTGGTGGTGCTCGTGCTCTACGCGCTCGGCCGGCTGGAGCAAAAGCTGGAGCAGAAGCTGGGCGCGCCCGGAGACGCCGAGTAA
- the dapF gene encoding diaminopimelate epimerase, producing the protein MPAIPFVKASACGNDFLLIDGMHAPADLPAFAKKICDRHNGVGADGVEWLLPDKEATVRARLFNADGSEAEISGNGTRCVAAHWIAEHSGDTVTVRTGAGIKRCRLTARQENEFWFEMDMGEPQIGDEFPIKLAFGEVRGIPVSMGNPHFVVFVSGFGPGWQAEAAEIGKHHDFKYGINVELVKPSRGDEIETRFFERGVGETRSSGTGSCASAVAAIHAGKAASPLKVVAPGGVQTVHWEGQSVYLNGPAQLVCRGEYFV; encoded by the coding sequence ATGCCCGCGATCCCGTTCGTCAAAGCGTCGGCGTGCGGCAACGACTTCCTGCTGATCGACGGGATGCACGCCCCCGCCGACCTGCCGGCGTTCGCCAAGAAGATCTGCGACCGGCACAACGGCGTGGGCGCCGACGGCGTGGAGTGGCTGCTGCCCGACAAGGAAGCCACGGTGCGCGCGCGGCTGTTCAACGCCGACGGCTCCGAGGCCGAGATCAGCGGCAACGGCACGCGCTGCGTGGCGGCGCACTGGATCGCAGAGCACAGCGGCGACACAGTCACCGTGCGGACCGGCGCCGGCATCAAGCGCTGCAGACTGACCGCGCGCCAGGAGAACGAGTTCTGGTTCGAGATGGACATGGGCGAGCCGCAGATCGGCGACGAGTTCCCCATCAAGCTGGCGTTCGGCGAGGTACGCGGCATCCCGGTCTCCATGGGGAACCCGCACTTCGTGGTATTCGTCTCGGGATTCGGGCCGGGCTGGCAGGCGGAGGCGGCCGAGATCGGCAAGCACCACGACTTCAAGTATGGGATCAACGTTGAGCTCGTCAAGCCGTCCCGCGGCGACGAGATCGAGACGCGCTTCTTCGAGCGCGGCGTAGGCGAGACGCGGTCGTCGGGGACCGGCTCGTGCGCCTCGGCGGTGGCGGCCATCCACGCCGGGAAGGCGGCGTCGCCGCTGAAGGTGGTGGCGCCGGGCGGGGTGCAGACGGTCCACTGGGAGGGCCAGTCGGTCTACCTCAACGGACCGGCGCAGCTGGTCTGCCGCGGGGAATACTTCGTTTAA
- a CDS encoding LD-carboxypeptidase, which yields MPTPPPPRVKPPALQPGDTVAIVAPASNIQPGLLEAGVLTLERMGYRPFYLPSILDQDLYFAGTVKRRARELEEMFEREDVRAILCARGGYGANYLLEELDIEKIAAHPKIFCGYSDLTTLLTYFADEAGFVTFHGPMITKDFAANDGVHLESWKSAVGGKREWDVASGRALRVLVKGSAEGVLYGGCLSLLAASLGTPYEIATDGAILFLEDVSAKPYQIDRMLMQLKLAGKFDGVRGILFGEMLDCIQHPEQTYTLEEVVTRVVGDLGVPVVYGLRSGHVAGENITLPIGVRAQVRAQAEARVTIVEAATEPRSSSAQSSQSARGRS from the coding sequence ATGCCCACGCCGCCACCGCCCCGCGTGAAGCCGCCCGCGCTCCAGCCGGGCGATACCGTCGCCATCGTGGCGCCGGCGTCGAACATCCAGCCCGGGCTGCTCGAGGCGGGCGTGCTCACGCTCGAGCGCATGGGCTACCGGCCGTTCTACCTGCCCTCCATCCTCGACCAGGACCTTTATTTCGCCGGGACGGTGAAGCGGCGCGCGCGCGAGCTGGAAGAGATGTTCGAGCGCGAGGACGTGCGCGCCATCCTGTGCGCGCGCGGCGGGTACGGCGCGAACTACCTGCTGGAAGAGCTCGACATCGAGAAGATCGCGGCGCATCCGAAGATCTTCTGCGGATACAGCGACCTGACGACGCTGCTCACGTATTTCGCCGACGAGGCGGGCTTCGTGACGTTCCACGGTCCGATGATCACGAAGGACTTCGCCGCCAATGACGGCGTGCACCTGGAATCATGGAAGTCGGCGGTCGGCGGGAAGCGGGAGTGGGACGTGGCGAGCGGCCGCGCGCTGCGCGTGCTGGTGAAGGGAAGCGCGGAGGGCGTGCTGTACGGCGGGTGCCTGTCGCTGCTGGCCGCCTCGCTCGGCACGCCGTACGAGATCGCGACCGACGGCGCCATCCTCTTTCTGGAGGATGTGAGCGCGAAGCCCTACCAGATCGACCGCATGCTGATGCAGCTGAAGCTGGCGGGGAAGTTCGACGGCGTGCGCGGCATCCTGTTCGGCGAGATGCTGGACTGCATCCAGCATCCGGAGCAGACGTACACGCTGGAGGAAGTCGTGACCCGCGTGGTCGGCGACCTGGGCGTGCCGGTGGTGTACGGGCTGCGCTCCGGGCACGTGGCGGGCGAGAACATCACGCTGCCCATCGGCGTGCGGGCGCAGGTGCGGGCGCAGGCGGAAGCGCGCGTCACCATCGTGGAAGCGGCGACCGAGCCGCGGTCGTCGTCCGCGCAAAGCAGCCAGTCGGCCCGAGGGCGCTCGTAG